The genomic region TTCCAGTCGTGATCGACCCGCTCATCATCGTGACGGCCCTGCCGGCGGCACTGGCGGGCATTGCGTGGATGCTGTTCGTAACCGGGACGACGCTGTCGGTGCCCTCGCTCACGGGCGCGATCATGACGATGGGCGTGGCGACCGCCAACTCGATCCTGTTGATCTCGTTCGCGCGCGAGCGCCTGGCCGAAGGCATTGCGCCGGTGCAGCCGC from Arthrobacter methylotrophus harbors:
- a CDS encoding efflux RND transporter permease subunit, with amino-acid sequence MIDPLIIVTALPAALAGIAWMLFVTGTTLSVPSLTGAIMTMGVATANSILLISFARERLAEGIAPVQPHWKPAPPACARC